A DNA window from Paenibacillus sp. HWE-109 contains the following coding sequences:
- a CDS encoding response regulator: MTYQILVVDDEFYAVQGVTQGIEWAFLGIEQVYEALDAEEAKMRLVQSHIDVMICDIEMPNMNGLELIKWVKEHSPWTETIFLTGHADFSYTRTALQSGSFDYMLKPFDYEELKDVVRRALEKIQESREAQSFHEIQQRYYALFQTHKPLLEEKFWQDLLARRIPPSRSSLESLIALYELSFAPESRVLPVLISVELWKKELSARDEDIMEYALRNAAGELILGSDAGAVLQDRSGNNLVLFYLPPEQSFDRGDLAERCEHYIRSCNEYFFCDLSCYVGEATEFGSLLEMYVQLLEAERSNVTESNSVIPFDEQRESSGQVLMIPWVSGISVFFDLGSREDVLRKLDEIFAMLETEPSLTIETLESSYHALLHMIFQVFHKRGLTLQDVFAPRDLSDSASVTRSLLQFKVWCYRVILNGMDFVINNEKGEASVIQKISSYIDDHLREDITREQIAEYVHFNPAYLSRLFKKETGSSLTDYILVKRMEKSKELLISSQLKIGDIAEIVGYENIPYFTKMFKKSTGRTPREYRKEQSTST, from the coding sequence ATGACATACCAGATATTGGTCGTTGATGATGAGTTTTATGCCGTACAGGGAGTTACTCAGGGGATTGAGTGGGCTTTCCTCGGAATCGAACAAGTCTATGAGGCGTTAGATGCAGAAGAAGCGAAGATGAGGCTCGTACAGTCTCATATCGATGTTATGATTTGCGATATTGAGATGCCGAACATGAACGGGCTTGAGCTTATTAAATGGGTGAAGGAACATTCCCCATGGACGGAGACCATATTCCTGACAGGGCATGCGGATTTTTCGTATACGCGAACTGCGCTGCAATCGGGATCTTTTGATTATATGTTGAAGCCTTTTGACTATGAGGAATTGAAAGATGTTGTCAGGCGGGCGCTCGAGAAGATTCAGGAGTCTAGGGAAGCGCAAAGCTTTCATGAGATTCAGCAAAGATACTATGCTTTATTTCAAACGCATAAACCATTGCTGGAGGAAAAGTTTTGGCAGGATCTCTTGGCCAGGCGGATTCCGCCATCCCGCTCGTCGTTAGAATCGCTCATTGCTTTGTATGAGCTGAGTTTTGCGCCAGAGAGCCGCGTACTGCCTGTGCTGATCTCTGTGGAGCTGTGGAAGAAGGAGTTGAGCGCACGCGACGAAGACATTATGGAGTATGCGCTTCGCAACGCCGCAGGGGAATTGATCTTAGGCAGTGACGCTGGGGCAGTCCTGCAGGACCGCAGCGGCAATAACCTGGTGCTGTTCTACCTGCCACCGGAACAATCATTCGATCGGGGCGATCTTGCCGAGCGGTGTGAACATTATATTCGTTCCTGCAACGAATATTTCTTTTGTGATTTAAGCTGCTATGTCGGAGAAGCTACAGAGTTTGGCAGTCTATTGGAAATGTACGTGCAGTTATTGGAAGCTGAACGAAGCAATGTTACTGAGTCTAATAGTGTTATCCCTTTTGACGAACAGCGCGAGTCGTCTGGACAGGTGCTAATGATTCCTTGGGTATCAGGAATTTCCGTTTTCTTTGATCTCGGCAGCAGGGAAGATGTCCTGCGTAAGCTGGATGAAATCTTTGCGATGTTGGAGACTGAGCCAAGTCTAACGATCGAAACGTTGGAATCTTCGTATCACGCTTTACTGCACATGATCTTTCAAGTGTTTCATAAACGTGGTCTCACCCTTCAGGATGTCTTCGCGCCACGCGATCTGTCCGATAGTGCCTCGGTGACACGTTCATTATTGCAATTCAAAGTATGGTGTTACCGTGTCATATTAAATGGGATGGATTTCGTTATTAATAATGAAAAAGGCGAGGCTTCGGTCATTCAGAAGATCTCCTCCTATATTGACGATCATTTGCGTGAAGATATTACGCGGGAGCAAATTGCCGAATATGTTCATTTTAACCCGGCGTATTTGTCTCGACTCTTTAAGAAGGAAACGGGCAGCTCGCTAACGGATTATATTTTGGTCAAACGGATGGAAAAATCGAAGGAATTATTGATCTCTTCCCAGCTCAAGATTGGTGATATCGCAGAGATTGTGGGATACGAGAACATCCCTTATTTTACCAAGATGTTCAAGAAATCAACCGGTCGAACGCCCAGAGAGTATCGCAAGGAACAATCTACTTCCACATAA
- a CDS encoding ABC transporter permease, whose protein sequence is MSKAVTEQLSAKISDPAQVRPKKVSYFSQKKALYFMLIPGVLYLLLNNYLPMFGILIAFKKINYTDGIFGSPWAGFENFKYLFATADAWTITRNTLLYNAVFIVLNLVFGVAIAILLNEVKQKLLSKFYQSVVFLPYFLSMVVVGYVVLGFLSMETGFINKSILEPLGFEGIDWYSEASYWTLILPIVNTWKYVGYSSVIYLAAIVGFDQELYEAATLDGASKMQQFRYITIPLLYPLIIITTLLAIGRIFYSDFGLFYQVPLNSGTLFPTTNVIDTYVYRTFLINGDIGMSSAAGLYQAIVGFILILASNMLVRRVSKENALF, encoded by the coding sequence ATGAGCAAAGCAGTAACCGAGCAATTATCTGCGAAGATCAGCGATCCCGCGCAAGTCAGACCAAAGAAAGTCAGCTATTTTTCTCAGAAGAAAGCCTTATATTTTATGCTTATTCCAGGTGTGCTGTATTTACTGCTTAACAATTATTTGCCGATGTTCGGCATTCTCATTGCTTTCAAGAAAATCAATTATACGGATGGTATTTTTGGAAGCCCATGGGCAGGATTCGAGAACTTCAAATATTTGTTCGCAACGGCAGACGCATGGACGATTACTAGAAATACCCTGCTCTACAACGCCGTATTTATCGTGTTAAATTTGGTCTTCGGTGTCGCCATTGCGATATTGTTGAATGAAGTGAAACAAAAACTTTTATCTAAATTTTATCAATCGGTCGTGTTTCTGCCTTATTTCTTGTCCATGGTAGTTGTCGGTTATGTGGTTCTTGGATTTCTGAGTATGGAAACGGGATTTATCAACAAATCCATTCTGGAACCATTAGGTTTCGAGGGGATTGATTGGTACTCGGAAGCGAGTTATTGGACGCTCATTCTGCCAATCGTTAATACCTGGAAATATGTCGGCTACTCATCGGTTATTTACTTGGCGGCGATTGTCGGCTTTGATCAGGAGTTATATGAAGCCGCTACACTTGATGGAGCAAGCAAGATGCAGCAGTTCCGCTACATTACGATCCCGCTGTTGTATCCGCTCATCATTATTACGACTTTACTGGCTATCGGCCGGATTTTCTACTCGGACTTTGGACTATTCTACCAAGTTCCTTTGAACTCAGGAACGTTGTTCCCGACAACGAATGTTATCGACACCTACGTGTATCGAACGTTTTTAATTAACGGTGATATCGGCATGTCATCTGCTGCTGGGCTGTATCAAGCGATCGTTGGTTTTATTCTCATCCTTGCCAGTAATATGCTTGTCCGCAGGGTCAGCAAAGAAAATGCCTTATTTTAA
- a CDS encoding carbohydrate ABC transporter permease, translated as MSQASVQNKKVSGLDIFVHLLFIVISILCIAPLILVISVSFSDETSIIANGFKFFPEVFSLKAYEILFKDFEQILRSYGISLFVTIAGSVLSLILIALYAYPLSREDLKYRNAFAFFIFFTMLFNGGLVPWYLVYVNILHLKNTIWSLILPLLMTPFFVIVMRTFFATTIPTALLESAKMDGASELKTFIRIVLPLSLPVLGTIALFNTVNYWNDWFLSLVFISDSHNISLQYLMYKTLLNIQYITSNSAVLNGISSGGGQIDLPSRTLQMAMAVVGIGPVVIAYPFFQRYFVRGLTIGAVKG; from the coding sequence ATGTCACAAGCATCTGTACAAAATAAAAAGGTCAGCGGACTCGACATATTCGTCCATCTTCTCTTCATCGTCATTTCCATCTTGTGTATCGCGCCTCTCATCTTGGTGATATCGGTTTCTTTTTCCGATGAAACGTCCATTATCGCCAACGGGTTCAAGTTTTTTCCCGAAGTGTTCAGTCTAAAAGCCTATGAGATCCTGTTCAAAGATTTTGAGCAGATTCTGCGCTCCTACGGGATCTCGCTTTTCGTAACGATTGCAGGCTCCGTTTTAAGCCTAATTTTGATTGCTTTATATGCGTATCCGCTGTCCAGGGAAGATTTGAAATACCGCAATGCCTTTGCCTTCTTTATCTTCTTCACGATGCTGTTCAATGGCGGTTTGGTCCCGTGGTACCTCGTGTACGTGAATATCCTGCATTTGAAGAATACAATCTGGTCCCTGATTTTGCCGCTCTTAATGACACCATTCTTCGTTATCGTGATGCGAACTTTTTTTGCCACGACAATCCCTACAGCCCTGCTTGAATCCGCTAAAATGGATGGAGCCAGCGAGCTCAAGACGTTCATTCGAATCGTCCTTCCGCTGTCCTTGCCGGTGCTGGGCACAATCGCTTTGTTTAATACCGTCAATTACTGGAACGACTGGTTTCTCAGCTTGGTGTTTATCAGTGATAGTCACAACATTAGCTTGCAATATCTCATGTACAAAACATTACTCAACATCCAGTACATTACTTCGAACTCGGCTGTTCTTAACGGGATTTCAAGCGGTGGCGGTCAAATCGACCTGCCTTCCCGGACTCTCCAAATGGCAATGGCTGTTGTAGGCATCGGACCTGTTGTGATCGCCTATCCGTTCTTCCAGCGCTATTTTGTGAGAGGTTTAACGATCGGCGCGGTAAAAGGCTAG
- a CDS encoding ABC transporter substrate-binding protein, translating to MKRVNKTMLTTLSGMMAVSMVLAGCAKSTTSETTPAPASTAAATTAATATPEAKPSAKTELVTLYYPGAEQKDVKSVEEEANKYLKDKLNATIKINAIDFGQWNDKLNLMIASGEEADIIFTAAWQNYTVNVAKGAFLPLNDLLAKNGQDIVKNLDPAFLEGSKVNGKNYGIPTNKELAATRGVLLRKDLVDKYKMDLTSVKTWKDLEPLLKTVKEKEPGITPWFIANQGNGGSSGILDNLDWDYLGDASVPGVISKTGKDTKVLNALETPEYKEAAKLIRAYYKAGYINKDAATTTVFPKDQAKAGKVFMWTDGLKPGKDAETEGYVGFKLTQLDLTVPTISTGDASGAMLAISKTSKHPDLAMKVINLLHSDKTFNNLVNFGIEGKHYVKKSETIIDLPAGKTAQDTGYNPGAQWELGNQFLNYLWTNEDPNKWQKFKDFNAKGVKSPALGFAFNSEPVKNEIAACANIANQYGPALSAGTVDPDEVIPKFLEKLKAAGVDKIIAEKQKQLDAFLAAAKK from the coding sequence ATGAAGAGAGTGAATAAAACAATGTTAACAACGCTTTCAGGCATGATGGCAGTTAGCATGGTTCTGGCTGGATGCGCAAAGTCCACTACCTCAGAAACGACACCAGCGCCTGCTTCGACGGCAGCTGCAACGACGGCTGCAACAGCCACACCGGAAGCCAAACCAAGCGCGAAAACAGAGCTGGTAACGCTGTACTACCCTGGCGCGGAGCAGAAGGATGTGAAATCCGTTGAAGAAGAAGCGAACAAATATTTGAAAGATAAATTAAATGCGACGATTAAAATCAATGCGATTGACTTTGGTCAATGGAACGATAAATTGAATCTGATGATCGCTTCCGGAGAAGAAGCCGATATTATTTTCACAGCCGCATGGCAGAACTATACAGTAAACGTAGCGAAAGGCGCGTTCTTGCCACTTAATGATTTGCTAGCTAAAAATGGTCAAGACATTGTAAAAAACTTGGATCCGGCATTCCTTGAAGGTTCCAAAGTCAATGGTAAAAACTACGGAATTCCGACCAATAAAGAATTAGCAGCTACACGTGGCGTACTGTTGCGCAAAGATCTGGTAGACAAATATAAAATGGATCTGACGAGCGTGAAAACATGGAAAGACCTCGAGCCCTTGCTGAAAACTGTGAAAGAGAAGGAACCGGGCATAACCCCATGGTTTATCGCCAATCAAGGTAACGGCGGCAGCAGCGGTATTCTGGATAATTTGGACTGGGATTACCTCGGCGATGCGTCTGTACCTGGCGTTATTTCCAAAACGGGGAAAGATACGAAGGTATTGAATGCGCTGGAAACACCGGAATACAAAGAAGCTGCCAAGTTGATCCGTGCCTACTACAAGGCAGGCTACATCAACAAAGATGCTGCAACTACAACGGTATTCCCCAAAGATCAAGCGAAAGCCGGCAAAGTGTTCATGTGGACGGATGGCTTGAAACCTGGCAAAGATGCTGAAACAGAAGGCTATGTAGGCTTCAAATTAACTCAGCTTGACTTGACTGTTCCTACGATTTCTACAGGTGATGCATCAGGGGCGATGCTCGCTATTTCCAAAACTTCCAAACACCCCGATTTGGCTATGAAAGTCATTAATTTGCTGCACTCGGACAAAACATTCAATAATTTAGTTAACTTCGGGATCGAAGGCAAGCATTATGTGAAGAAATCCGAGACGATCATTGACCTCCCAGCAGGTAAAACTGCGCAAGACACAGGCTATAACCCAGGCGCACAATGGGAGCTTGGCAACCAGTTCTTGAACTACCTGTGGACAAATGAAGATCCGAACAAATGGCAAAAGTTCAAAGATTTCAATGCCAAAGGTGTCAAATCGCCTGCACTCGGTTTTGCATTTAACAGTGAGCCAGTCAAAAATGAAATTGCTGCTTGCGCGAATATTGCGAACCAGTATGGTCCAGCACTTTCGGCGGGGACGGTGGATCCGGATGAAGTCATTCCGAAGTTTCTAGAAAAATTGAAAGCTGCCGGCGTAGACAAAATCATCGCTGAAAAGC